A genomic window from Pseudanabaena yagii GIHE-NHR1 includes:
- a CDS encoding GMC oxidoreductase, translating to MFIDAESLENLTILNSDVAVVGSGPAGIVVALELAKAGFEVALIESGRLDFSEDIQNLAEPSYFDPNLHAPMSECTRRQLGGTSIIWGGRCVPYDPIDFDKRDYIPKSDWPVTYEELEGYFQRASDYFFCGKSEFNIKNIPNIEQKSIVPKLPDTEVLTSTLERWSLPTNFGKEYFNDLKQSPRIKLVYGLTCTEIFTNDQADRVELIQGKTIGGKTVYIKCQKYVLAGGAVNTTRLLLASDSKHHGGIGNHSGLLGKFYMGHLSGDIAAIHFTTPPKDTVYGFDRDPDNIYVRRRFSFTREFLNEKQIPNIVAWLGSPKFGDPSHQNGILSSAYLALTMPILKNYLTSTAMRKAAIGKEDQGIYWAHVRNVLRDFAQTLTFVPSFGYSRYIAKRKIPALFVYSAANEYPLHYHSEQVPNINSNVSLSDERDVLGMRKLNINLQFTQQDIDGVVQAHKYWDQHLRKHNCGYLKYVTDDPEASVWEKAGDGFHQVGTTRMSANPKDGVVGTNCNVHGVENLFVASSSIFVTSGQANSTFMIVAFALRLTDHLKQNLSNSHFSLWNESIDFQRFPRL from the coding sequence ATGTTCATTGATGCCGAAAGTCTTGAAAATCTGACTATTTTGAATTCAGATGTTGCGGTAGTTGGCTCAGGGCCTGCTGGTATTGTGGTAGCCCTAGAGTTAGCCAAAGCAGGATTTGAAGTTGCTTTAATAGAGAGTGGACGTTTAGACTTTTCCGAGGACATCCAAAATCTTGCTGAACCGAGCTATTTCGATCCCAATTTGCATGCCCCAATGTCGGAATGCACAAGGCGGCAACTGGGCGGAACTTCGATCATCTGGGGTGGGCGATGCGTCCCTTACGATCCAATAGATTTTGATAAACGCGACTATATCCCAAAATCTGATTGGCCGGTAACCTATGAAGAGCTTGAAGGTTACTTTCAAAGGGCTTCTGACTATTTCTTTTGCGGTAAATCAGAATTTAATATCAAGAATATTCCTAATATCGAGCAGAAATCGATTGTCCCTAAATTACCTGATACCGAAGTCTTAACATCCACATTAGAGCGCTGGTCACTCCCTACCAATTTTGGCAAAGAATATTTTAATGACTTAAAACAATCTCCAAGAATAAAACTAGTTTATGGATTAACTTGTACTGAAATTTTTACTAACGATCAAGCTGATCGCGTTGAGTTAATCCAAGGCAAGACTATAGGTGGTAAGACTGTTTACATTAAATGCCAAAAGTATGTCCTAGCAGGCGGTGCTGTAAATACAACGCGTTTACTACTTGCTTCCGATAGCAAACATCATGGAGGTATTGGTAACCATAGTGGTCTCTTAGGAAAGTTCTATATGGGACATCTTTCAGGTGATATTGCTGCTATCCATTTCACAACACCACCCAAAGATACCGTATATGGATTTGATCGCGATCCAGATAACATCTATGTACGTCGTCGCTTCTCATTCACTCGTGAGTTTTTAAATGAAAAGCAGATTCCAAACATCGTGGCTTGGTTAGGATCTCCGAAGTTTGGCGATCCATCTCATCAAAACGGCATTTTATCTTCGGCATACCTCGCCTTGACTATGCCTATTCTCAAAAACTACTTAACCTCAACGGCGATGCGAAAAGCAGCGATCGGGAAGGAAGATCAAGGAATATATTGGGCGCATGTAAGAAATGTCTTGAGGGATTTCGCTCAAACTCTTACCTTTGTTCCTAGTTTTGGCTACAGTAGATATATTGCCAAACGAAAAATTCCAGCATTATTTGTATATAGTGCTGCTAACGAGTATCCTCTACATTATCACAGTGAGCAAGTACCTAACATTAATAGTAATGTGAGCCTATCCGATGAACGTGATGTGTTAGGCATGAGAAAGCTCAATATTAATCTGCAATTTACACAGCAAGATATTGATGGTGTAGTTCAAGCCCATAAATATTGGGATCAGCATTTAAGAAAACACAACTGTGGTTATTTAAAGTATGTAACTGATGATCCTGAAGCTAGTGTTTGGGAAAAGGCAGGAGATGGATTTCATCAAGTTGGAACTACTAGAATGTCAGCAAATCCTAAGGATGGTGTAGTGGGAACTAACTGCAATGTTCATGGGGTGGAAAATTTATTTGTAGCAAGTAGTTCTATTTTTGTTACTTCTGGACAAGCAAATTCCACCTTCATGATTGTGGCATTTGCATTAAGACTAACAGACCACTTAAAGCAAAATCTCAGCAATTCTCATTTCTCATTATGGAACGAGTCTATAGACTTTCAGCGATTTCCGAGATTATAA
- a CDS encoding acyltransferase family protein translates to MKPQNHNQSLRLQSLDAFRGITIAAMILVNVADLAPSVHPWLSHSYWNGCTLADWVFPFFLFIVGVSMAFSLSRYRQDHKPRRALYWRLLRRSVILFVLGLAINGFWTYEWGKFEISGVLQRISLSYIATALIVLKLPRKAQWGVTVLLLIGYAIAYAAFPVPEPKYVANGMPHGEVGTFGFMSWVGMINSIAIVLMGYFAGAWLHAEVEVKKLLSSYQSMTLVLFGICCMALGQIWNVWMPINKKLWTSSYAMFTVGIALILLAVCFELIEVRKYYRWSYPAKVLGLNSIFVYVSSSLMIKLLEKTHVGSDNSAQSTYNWLEEHLFLSWAEPTTAGFLFSLSTLAFWWLFAYYLYRKHWTLAI, encoded by the coding sequence ATGAAACCTCAAAATCATAATCAATCTCTGCGTCTACAGTCCCTAGACGCTTTTCGTGGCATCACAATCGCTGCAATGATTCTCGTCAATGTCGCTGATTTGGCTCCGTCAGTTCATCCTTGGTTATCCCATTCTTATTGGAATGGTTGTACCTTGGCAGATTGGGTATTTCCCTTCTTCCTATTTATCGTTGGCGTGTCTATGGCATTTTCGCTCTCTAGATATAGACAAGACCATAAACCAAGAAGAGCCTTGTATTGGCGATTACTTAGGCGCAGTGTCATCTTGTTTGTTTTAGGATTAGCGATTAATGGCTTTTGGACTTATGAGTGGGGTAAATTTGAAATATCTGGAGTACTGCAGAGGATTAGTTTATCCTATATAGCTACCGCTTTAATCGTCCTCAAATTGCCTCGTAAAGCTCAATGGGGAGTAACAGTATTGCTATTGATCGGATATGCGATTGCCTACGCAGCTTTCCCTGTCCCTGAACCAAAATATGTAGCTAATGGAATGCCTCACGGTGAGGTGGGCACTTTTGGCTTCATGAGTTGGGTTGGGATGATAAATTCGATCGCGATCGTCCTGATGGGATATTTTGCTGGAGCTTGGCTTCATGCAGAAGTAGAAGTTAAAAAATTACTTAGCTCCTATCAGAGCATGACACTTGTACTATTCGGTATTTGTTGCATGGCATTAGGACAAATTTGGAATGTCTGGATGCCAATTAATAAAAAATTATGGACTAGCTCCTATGCTATGTTTACTGTTGGAATTGCGTTGATTCTATTAGCAGTATGCTTTGAGTTGATTGAAGTACGAAAATACTATCGTTGGAGTTATCCAGCTAAGGTTTTGGGATTAAACTCTATCTTTGTATATGTCAGTTCTTCATTAATGATTAAGCTTTTGGAAAAGACACACGTAGGCTCGGATAATAGTGCTCAATCCACCTATAACTGGCTAGAAGAACATTTGTTTTTAAGCTGGGCTGAACCCACTACTGCGGGATTTCTTTTTAGCTTAAGCACTCTCGCATTTTGGTGGTTATTTGCTTACTACCTATATCGAAAACATTGGACATTAGCGATTTAA
- a CDS encoding DegT/DnrJ/EryC1/StrS family aminotransferase: MLNFGPNPKNRLYTNLNSYLEFLSFNLIGQFQKDSKKIDTFEKVLAERFGTEYALCVYQCRLGIYLAVKALIKPGQEVILSPYTIVDVINMVIFAGGRPVFADVDHQTCNISASEVERLITPNTGAVLITHLHGLAAEAHRIKEICDRFSIPMIEDAAQSFGVKEDGKPVGTIGDVGVFSFEMHKNIPTWLGGLIVSDRQDVVDKIRAELKNFSYPPLPGIAQKVKKGLIQDLASLPLIFQLFTYPIIRFSYLHDIEFINSKVRRKPQTSKPGKELPEIYKSQYTSFQARIGLSQLNNVDRDIKTRIEYAHIYHEGLKDIEGLVLPPSRDDGSHTYLWFPMLYAQREDLIKFMIEQGRHVGAGHFTSAADSEQFAEFYRDCPNAKKVEKELIYLPTYPRYSRREVEKNVEIIRKYFLTKVITKQQTSEIAKELVYETSKS; the protein is encoded by the coding sequence ATGTTAAATTTTGGTCCTAATCCTAAGAATCGGTTATATACAAATTTAAACAGCTACCTAGAATTTTTGAGCTTTAACTTGATTGGTCAATTTCAGAAAGACAGCAAAAAAATTGATACCTTTGAGAAAGTACTTGCCGAAAGATTTGGGACTGAATATGCATTATGTGTTTATCAATGCCGTTTAGGAATATACCTCGCTGTTAAAGCTCTAATCAAACCAGGACAAGAAGTCATTCTTTCTCCCTACACCATTGTTGATGTGATCAATATGGTAATCTTTGCGGGAGGTCGCCCTGTATTTGCGGATGTTGATCATCAAACTTGTAATATCTCGGCATCTGAAGTAGAGCGTCTCATTACCCCAAACACAGGAGCCGTTCTAATTACACACCTACATGGTCTTGCGGCTGAAGCGCATCGAATTAAAGAAATCTGCGATCGCTTTAGCATCCCAATGATTGAAGATGCCGCCCAATCCTTTGGTGTAAAAGAGGATGGAAAACCAGTTGGCACAATTGGTGATGTTGGTGTGTTCAGCTTTGAAATGCACAAAAACATCCCTACATGGTTAGGCGGACTTATAGTTTCTGATCGCCAAGATGTAGTTGATAAGATTCGTGCTGAATTAAAAAACTTTTCCTATCCTCCTCTCCCTGGAATCGCTCAAAAGGTTAAAAAAGGTTTGATCCAAGATCTGGCTAGTCTACCTCTAATCTTTCAACTATTCACCTATCCGATTATCAGATTTAGCTATCTCCATGATATTGAGTTTATTAATAGCAAGGTTCGGAGAAAGCCACAGACCAGCAAGCCTGGCAAGGAATTACCTGAGATTTATAAATCTCAGTACACTTCATTTCAAGCGCGAATTGGCTTATCACAATTGAATAACGTTGATCGTGATATCAAGACGAGAATCGAATATGCCCATATTTATCATGAGGGTCTAAAAGATATTGAAGGATTGGTATTACCTCCATCACGCGATGATGGTTCTCATACCTATCTTTGGTTCCCCATGCTCTATGCTCAGAGAGAGGATTTGATCAAATTTATGATTGAGCAAGGTCGCCATGTAGGAGCTGGACACTTCACTAGCGCTGCTGATTCAGAGCAATTTGCCGAATTTTATCGCGATTGTCCCAACGCCAAGAAAGTAGAAAAAGAACTAATTTATTTGCCAACTTATCCTCGCTATTCCCGTCGTGAAGTGGAGAAAAATGTTGAGATAATTCGTAAATACTTTCTGACTAAAGTAATCACTAAGCAACAAACTTCTGAAATTGCTAAAGAGCTGGTTTATGAAACCTCAAAATCATAA